The following are encoded in a window of Brevibacillus ruminantium genomic DNA:
- a CDS encoding TIGR01212 family radical SAM protein (This family includes YhcC from E. coli K-12, an uncharacterized radical SAM protein.) translates to MDARMTPLESPQLWGDKRYHTWNYHLRNTFQEKIFKVPLDGGFSCPNRDGSVATGGCTFCSARGSGDFAGDRRMNLEKQFDDVKNRMHQKWPTAKYLGFFQAYTNTYAPVEELREMYEVVLKQEGVVGLSIATRPDCLPDDVVEYLAELNERTYLWVELGLQTIHERTAQLINRAHDYQCYLDGVEKLRKHKIRVCSHIIYGLPGETHEDMMETAKAVSHLDVQGIKIHLLHLLRKTPMVKQYEAGLLEFLTQEEYTKLVVDTLEILPPEMIVHRVTGDGPRDLLIGPMWSRKKWEVLNGMDKELVRRNSWQGKLYSRGER, encoded by the coding sequence ATGGATGCGCGGATGACACCGCTGGAATCACCCCAGTTGTGGGGAGACAAGCGTTATCATACATGGAATTATCACCTACGCAACACGTTTCAAGAGAAGATCTTTAAAGTGCCGCTGGATGGGGGCTTCAGCTGCCCCAATCGGGACGGCAGTGTCGCCACGGGTGGATGCACGTTTTGCAGTGCGAGGGGTTCGGGAGACTTTGCAGGAGATCGTCGGATGAATCTGGAGAAACAGTTTGACGATGTGAAAAACCGGATGCATCAAAAATGGCCGACTGCCAAATACCTTGGATTTTTTCAAGCCTACACAAACACTTATGCCCCTGTAGAGGAGCTTCGTGAGATGTACGAGGTTGTTCTGAAACAGGAGGGAGTTGTGGGTCTGTCGATTGCGACAAGACCGGATTGCTTGCCGGATGATGTTGTGGAGTATCTGGCTGAGTTGAATGAACGGACGTACCTCTGGGTTGAGCTGGGCCTGCAAACCATCCACGAACGTACAGCTCAATTGATTAACCGGGCCCATGACTACCAGTGCTATCTGGATGGGGTAGAAAAACTGCGGAAGCACAAGATCCGGGTCTGCTCGCATATCATCTACGGCTTGCCTGGGGAAACCCACGAGGACATGATGGAGACAGCAAAAGCGGTATCTCATCTGGATGTGCAGGGAATCAAAATCCATCTGCTTCATCTGCTGCGAAAAACACCGATGGTCAAACAGTACGAGGCTGGACTCTTGGAGTTTCTGACACAGGAGGAGTATACCAAGCTGGTCGTCGATACGTTGGAGATTCTGCCGCCGGAGATGATTGTGCATCGGGTGACGGGAGACGGACCTCGCGATCTGTTGATCGGTCCCATGTGGAGCCGGAAAAAATGGGAGGTTCTCAACGGAATGGACAAAGAACTGGTTCGTCGAAACAGTTGGCAAGGGAAGCTGTACAGCCGCGGAGAAAGATAG